The Candidatus Tanganyikabacteria bacterium genome has a window encoding:
- a CDS encoding 30S ribosomal protein S12, with protein sequence MPTISQLVRREREAVKYKTKSPALQACPQRRGVCTRVYTTTPKKPNSALRKVARVKLTNGIEVTSYIPGVGHNLQEHSVVLIRGGRVKDLPGVRYHIVRGTLDTAGVKDRMQGRSKYGAKRPKGAKK encoded by the coding sequence GTGCCCACCATCAGCCAACTCGTGCGCCGCGAGCGCGAGGCGGTCAAGTACAAGACCAAGTCTCCGGCGCTCCAGGCCTGCCCGCAGCGGCGCGGAGTGTGCACGCGCGTGTACACCACCACGCCCAAGAAGCCCAACTCGGCCCTCCGCAAGGTGGCCCGCGTGAAGCTGACCAACGGGATCGAGGTCACGAGCTACATTCCGGGCGTGGGCCACAACCTCCAGGAGCACTCGGTCGTGCTCATCCGCGGCGGCCGCGTCAAGGACCTGCCGGGCGTCCGCTACCACATCGTGCGCGGCACCCTGGACACGGCCGGCGTCAAGGACCGCATGCAGGGCCGCAGCAAGTACGGTGCCAAGCGTCCCAAGGGCGCGAAGAAGTAA